From the genome of Pseudobacteriovorax antillogorgiicola, one region includes:
- a CDS encoding extracellular solute-binding protein, with product MLKNKCNTLFAILAVGLVTGSTQAKDRLVLWHSFQEQTVARHLEILLTKFGEDHRITVEAREFQNSDIKPSLISAAQEDKLPDVFIAAGDFAGLYQTLDLSPIPLKTIEPFDETIKIGANYYGAPFLGGNHLVLYYNKEFVKTPISDFNEIASQKEAFRARGIGTIGWQYREPFWLLSFLSAYGVWPVTEQGKPNLSGPRMEEALRAYYELGSVIARDCTYQCGHKDFIDGKFAYSVNGVWAFAEFQKKFGPNFGVSPLPTFNGKSLNAMYSTISLFFPKQALSGPKSNTLIQLARYFRAPRTQESWIKHGLIPAVGSSFNKLKRSASQQKKMVLKQLEVSKPMPNLPSMVYIWEALRKGWLRYEALRTREKPMPEKTASEFMQKLAIEAMEQERLTH from the coding sequence ATGTTGAAAAATAAATGCAACACCCTATTTGCTATACTAGCGGTAGGCCTTGTTACTGGCTCCACCCAGGCTAAAGACCGTTTAGTCCTTTGGCATTCATTCCAGGAACAAACGGTTGCGAGACACTTGGAAATCCTGCTGACAAAATTTGGAGAAGATCATCGAATCACTGTAGAAGCCAGAGAATTTCAAAACTCTGATATCAAGCCCTCTCTGATTAGCGCTGCACAGGAAGACAAGTTACCAGATGTTTTTATTGCCGCAGGAGACTTTGCTGGCTTGTACCAAACACTAGACTTGTCACCTATCCCCCTAAAAACCATCGAACCCTTTGATGAAACAATAAAAATTGGTGCTAACTACTACGGCGCTCCCTTCTTGGGCGGGAACCATCTTGTGCTCTACTATAACAAGGAGTTTGTAAAGACCCCCATCTCAGACTTCAACGAAATTGCGTCTCAAAAGGAGGCTTTTCGTGCCCGAGGCATTGGAACTATTGGCTGGCAATACCGAGAGCCATTTTGGTTGCTTTCGTTTCTTTCAGCTTATGGTGTGTGGCCAGTTACCGAACAAGGCAAACCCAATCTATCGGGACCAAGGATGGAAGAAGCATTGCGCGCTTACTACGAATTGGGAAGTGTCATCGCTCGGGACTGCACATACCAGTGTGGACATAAGGATTTCATCGATGGCAAGTTTGCTTATTCAGTGAATGGTGTTTGGGCATTTGCCGAGTTCCAAAAAAAGTTCGGTCCAAACTTCGGAGTCTCACCTTTACCCACATTCAACGGCAAAAGTTTAAATGCCATGTATTCTACAATTAGCCTCTTTTTTCCAAAACAAGCACTCAGTGGGCCGAAGAGTAATACCCTGATCCAGCTTGCTCGATATTTTCGCGCTCCTCGTACCCAAGAAAGTTGGATAAAGCATGGCCTGATTCCCGCAGTCGGTAGCTCCTTCAATAAACTAAAACGAAGCGCTAGCCAGCAAAAGAAGATGGTCTTGAAGCAACTTGAAGTGAGTAAGCCTATGCCGAACCTTCCTAGCATGGTTTATATATGGGAAGCCCTAAGAAAGGGCTGGCTGCGCTACGAAGCATTGCGGACCCGAGAAAAACCCATGCCCGAAAAAACCGCAAGCGAGTTTATGCAGAAACTTGCTATCGAAGCAATGGAGCAGGAACGATTGACACATTAG
- a CDS encoding PP2C family protein-serine/threonine phosphatase produces the protein MKSFRLLILSAILISALLPILIVSLPTGKVVYDLVWDHAEEELSLRGQKISDAILHDLRLITHSLEFLAITQEIRLGVSSLVFSGAARRVLERYQERYPMVTGIYLFDESANVVETIPEILSIEDSEYITNALASLPEGSREIFVDLMSNSDFSEILRELSSLNRVDRKSLSSSSHILVGKPVIGDKSRRVGFLVLVIPIEVLLQKHTPAFNQDRVLDIQKEEQTWYNSLLDTPPRITDDTWIKSITQLALADIAPDQPINIRLITAETKSSRYGEIFEDVQDIVVLVTLISLLTLALAFHLGRLIAKPLARIGDLVSAYKDANYSYRLPKMKFVEFSRLVDLLGDLGEAVRNSKTDLNRKLDERSEEIHRLQKKERDAAKAVQEALLRHPEIRSRVTITSCYRTAGFMGGDWYSYFEDTTKNRLVVMIGDVTGHDMSSALVTGAVAGASRAGLEVISDHENDHKNLLHQIADKFNQVVIDTGKCAGHLMTMTILCIDTLRHRCHYLNAGHTGIALKNKSGVRTIIKGGSPLGLFEQPNFGYCEFPLNVHDTLFLYTDGLLENASQAGSTISPRMLLKTLEDAADARSMIDAITGLTVRVWGDQKIEDDCTYLAIQYRP, from the coding sequence TTGAAAAGCTTCCGGCTACTCATACTTTCGGCAATTCTAATATCAGCGCTATTGCCGATTCTAATCGTATCCCTGCCAACCGGCAAGGTGGTCTACGATTTGGTTTGGGATCATGCTGAAGAAGAACTCTCACTTCGAGGCCAGAAAATCTCGGATGCGATCTTGCACGACTTGCGACTCATTACCCATAGCCTTGAGTTTCTAGCTATAACTCAGGAAATAAGGCTTGGTGTCAGCAGCCTAGTATTCTCGGGAGCAGCCCGACGAGTGCTAGAGCGCTACCAAGAGCGCTACCCCATGGTCACCGGCATCTATCTTTTCGATGAGAGTGCCAACGTAGTAGAAACCATTCCAGAAATTCTTTCCATCGAGGATTCTGAATACATCACAAATGCACTCGCAAGTCTCCCTGAAGGGTCCAGGGAAATCTTCGTCGATCTTATGTCTAACTCCGACTTTTCTGAAATCCTTAGAGAGCTATCCAGCTTGAATCGCGTGGACAGGAAAAGTTTAAGCTCTTCATCTCATATATTGGTTGGCAAACCGGTGATCGGTGATAAAAGCCGGCGAGTGGGGTTTTTAGTCTTAGTGATTCCCATTGAAGTTCTGCTTCAGAAGCATACGCCTGCTTTCAATCAGGATCGTGTGCTAGACATACAAAAAGAGGAACAAACTTGGTACAATTCCTTGCTAGACACTCCCCCTCGAATCACAGATGACACCTGGATCAAATCCATAACTCAACTAGCTCTTGCTGATATTGCACCAGATCAGCCTATCAATATTCGACTGATCACAGCTGAAACAAAGTCTTCCCGGTATGGAGAGATTTTTGAGGACGTTCAAGATATCGTCGTGCTTGTCACATTGATCTCACTTCTAACTTTGGCCCTAGCATTCCACCTAGGTCGATTGATCGCCAAACCATTGGCAAGAATTGGAGATTTAGTCAGTGCTTACAAGGATGCCAACTATAGCTATCGTTTGCCAAAAATGAAGTTTGTTGAATTCAGTCGATTGGTTGATCTACTTGGTGATCTCGGCGAGGCTGTTCGCAACTCTAAAACCGATCTCAACCGAAAGTTGGATGAACGATCCGAGGAGATTCACCGACTCCAAAAAAAGGAACGCGATGCCGCAAAAGCTGTTCAAGAAGCATTGCTCCGTCATCCCGAGATTCGTTCACGAGTCACCATCACAAGTTGCTATCGGACTGCTGGTTTCATGGGTGGTGATTGGTACAGCTATTTTGAAGACACCACGAAAAACCGATTGGTGGTAATGATCGGCGATGTTACTGGTCACGACATGTCGTCTGCATTAGTAACCGGTGCCGTCGCGGGCGCCTCCCGCGCGGGCCTCGAAGTAATCAGTGATCACGAGAACGATCATAAGAATCTTCTTCACCAAATTGCTGATAAATTCAATCAGGTAGTCATCGATACGGGGAAATGTGCTGGCCATCTCATGACGATGACCATCTTATGTATCGACACACTCAGACATCGCTGCCACTATCTCAATGCCGGACACACGGGGATTGCACTCAAGAATAAATCAGGGGTTCGAACCATTATAAAAGGTGGTTCTCCTTTAGGACTTTTTGAGCAACCTAATTTTGGCTACTGTGAGTTTCCATTGAATGTCCATGATACTCTATTTCTGTATACCGATGGATTACTAGAGAACGCTAGCCAGGCTGGAAGTACCATCAGCCCCAGGATGCTCCTGAAGACCCTTGAAGATGCCGCCGACGCACGCAGTATGATTGATGCTATCACTGGACTTACTGTTCGCGTTTGGGGCGATCAGAAAATTGAAGATGATTGTACCTACTTGGCAATTCAATACCGCCCATAA
- a CDS encoding acyl-CoA thioesterase has translation MRAIYPQQTAVTMTEVVMPQHTNPHGSVFGGVIMSWVDIAAGICATRHCRRDVVTASVDTLHFLSPVRLGWIVTLKAMVNYAGKTSCEVGVRIDAENGNTGEVFHTASAYLTMVAMGSDHRPSTIPPLEPQTELEKQRFEQAKNRITIRRKLRQMMADEDHIQLPSSPIRDDD, from the coding sequence ATGCGGGCTATCTATCCTCAGCAAACGGCAGTAACGATGACTGAAGTTGTTATGCCACAGCATACCAATCCTCACGGTAGTGTTTTTGGAGGAGTGATAATGTCTTGGGTCGACATTGCAGCTGGAATTTGTGCCACCCGCCACTGCCGTAGAGACGTTGTAACAGCATCCGTTGACACCCTTCACTTTCTTTCCCCTGTTAGGCTAGGCTGGATCGTAACCCTAAAGGCGATGGTTAACTATGCTGGTAAAACTAGCTGTGAAGTGGGTGTCCGCATTGATGCTGAGAATGGTAATACTGGAGAAGTGTTTCATACAGCCAGCGCCTATCTAACCATGGTGGCCATGGGAAGCGATCATAGGCCGAGCACCATCCCTCCCTTGGAGCCGCAGACCGAATTGGAAAAGCAGCGGTTCGAACAGGCAAAAAATAGAATCACCATTCGCCGCAAACTCAGGCAGATGATGGCTGACGAAGATCACATTCAATTGCCATCGTCCCCGATTCGCGACGACGACTGA
- a CDS encoding TonB-dependent receptor, with amino-acid sequence MYQQRLLLILSVPLSASTLSYGQSSEIEPPPTGEERLETMEIKGSRTNRIGESITAGEGEVGQAEISQRPLSRTGEIIEFVPGFIATQHSGSGKANQYFGRGFNLDHGTDFRMSIDGMPINMRSHGHGQGYSDANFIIPEVIESLEYRKGPYYADSGDFSSAGYAKLSTFDRLGHGEALIGGGSYGYGRTLIMDSIGDHQRSFTYAFEAQQYDGPWQGIDENVEKLNGFAKQNFSWGRDHLSISLMAYDNRWNSAEQVPSRAVEAGLINRLAVIDDKVGGETKRNSLAMQWQRQLDQARISFNAYAIDYDLKLINNFTYFIDEANGDQFSQVDSRRVFGANGEWQQNLQIAGVPIQQRFGIEGQVDTDLETGLYRTQEQDIIETQSEHEAQISNLSLYSSTELGLSTDLRSNISYRVDSYDYQVRNLVNQKSASDRVTMGSLKGSFAYRVGEGLESYLAIGQGFHSNDFKGVLATEISDDPEAEDADPIVRSLGYETGLAWSPSSRINLSVGIWQLESDSELIYVGDEGSTEASRASVRRGIEWTTYYRPNTNWTYDLEIAQSDARYSSDPDNEGREVEGHIPLVVSGGVYGNMSNGLLAGLRLRYLGERPLTADGSQRSSATSLVNLRTGYQWGQFRITLDVFNIFDSKDNDIEYYYASRLPGEVEPQDDRHFHPVEPRSVRTHLSYMF; translated from the coding sequence ATGTACCAGCAACGTCTATTGCTTATTCTTTCTGTGCCCCTTTCAGCTAGTACTCTTAGCTACGGACAATCTTCCGAAATCGAGCCACCACCCACCGGAGAAGAACGTCTCGAAACCATGGAAATCAAAGGTAGTCGCACCAATCGCATTGGGGAGTCGATCACTGCCGGTGAAGGAGAGGTGGGCCAGGCGGAGATCAGCCAACGGCCCTTAAGCCGAACAGGGGAGATCATCGAATTCGTTCCTGGCTTCATTGCCACCCAGCATAGTGGCTCAGGTAAGGCGAATCAGTATTTTGGCCGAGGTTTTAACCTTGACCATGGCACAGACTTCAGAATGTCCATCGATGGAATGCCCATCAATATGAGGTCCCATGGCCATGGCCAAGGCTACAGCGATGCGAACTTCATTATTCCCGAAGTCATTGAAAGCCTTGAGTATCGCAAGGGTCCTTACTACGCAGATTCAGGAGACTTTTCTAGCGCCGGTTATGCAAAGCTCTCAACATTCGATCGACTAGGCCATGGCGAAGCCCTTATTGGCGGTGGTAGCTATGGCTACGGCCGCACGCTTATTATGGATAGCATTGGCGATCATCAACGCAGCTTCACCTATGCATTTGAAGCCCAGCAATATGATGGGCCTTGGCAAGGTATTGATGAGAATGTTGAGAAGCTAAATGGCTTTGCCAAGCAGAACTTTTCGTGGGGTCGGGATCACCTCTCCATTAGCCTAATGGCCTATGATAATCGGTGGAACTCAGCCGAACAGGTTCCTAGCCGAGCTGTTGAAGCAGGTCTTATCAATCGATTGGCAGTCATCGATGACAAGGTCGGCGGAGAAACCAAACGAAACTCGCTCGCCATGCAGTGGCAAAGACAGCTGGATCAAGCTAGGATCAGCTTCAATGCCTACGCTATCGACTACGACCTAAAGCTCATCAATAATTTCACCTACTTCATCGATGAGGCAAATGGCGATCAGTTTTCCCAAGTCGATAGCCGCCGCGTATTCGGGGCTAACGGGGAGTGGCAACAAAACCTACAAATTGCCGGAGTTCCGATCCAACAACGTTTCGGAATCGAAGGACAAGTAGATACAGACTTGGAGACTGGCCTTTACAGAACACAAGAACAAGACATTATAGAAACACAGTCAGAACATGAAGCTCAGATATCGAATCTCAGCCTTTATTCCTCCACAGAGTTAGGCTTGAGCACTGATCTGCGAAGCAATATATCGTACCGAGTCGATTCCTATGACTACCAAGTGCGCAATCTAGTTAATCAGAAAAGCGCCTCGGATCGAGTCACTATGGGTAGCCTCAAGGGGAGCTTCGCCTATCGGGTTGGCGAAGGCCTTGAAAGCTACCTGGCTATTGGCCAAGGCTTTCATAGCAACGATTTCAAAGGAGTCTTAGCCACTGAAATATCGGACGATCCAGAGGCTGAAGATGCTGACCCTATTGTCCGATCACTTGGTTATGAAACAGGTCTTGCCTGGAGCCCATCGTCACGAATCAATCTATCGGTTGGGATTTGGCAGTTGGAATCAGACTCTGAACTAATCTATGTGGGCGACGAGGGTAGCACTGAGGCTTCCCGAGCAAGCGTCCGACGAGGCATTGAATGGACCACATACTACCGCCCCAATACAAACTGGACCTACGATCTAGAAATTGCTCAATCCGATGCTCGCTACAGCAGTGACCCTGACAACGAAGGCCGGGAGGTCGAAGGGCACATTCCCTTGGTTGTAAGCGGAGGCGTTTATGGGAACATGAGCAACGGCCTACTTGCAGGCCTAAGATTGCGCTACCTCGGAGAACGCCCGCTTACAGCAGACGGTTCTCAGCGATCTTCAGCCACTAGCCTTGTAAATTTGCGTACTGGCTATCAATGGGGGCAGTTTCGTATCACTCTTGATGTTTTTAATATCTTTGATAGTAAGGATAACGATATTGAATACTACTATGCATCTCGTCTTCCTGGCGAAGTAGAACCTCAAGACGATCGCCACTTCCACCCTGTAGAGCCTCGTAGTGTTAGAACTCATTTGAGTTACATGTTCTAG
- a CDS encoding adenylate/guanylate cyclase domain-containing protein, whose protein sequence is MNQAKAEPHHLWSDLIDYFRRSNYDRSYMVCKVAYFLGGSIHGSWIFLFWFLDIWQLSLFNIFSSSFFFLLMWVNERGYRSLTISLASIELISHQVYAVYLLGLESNFQYFLILGLMAPYLALHTEVLLKSILSLASLIALLSLFFFMRETAPQIQLSSQVMTWLALLNIIGVAINVVTWTHYFNSVAGRAMKEAESERSRSDQLLRNILPAPVAQRLKGQPKIIADDYEHTSVLFADIVGFTRLASALSAKELVTILNQLFSSFDDLCEGYPIEKIKTLGDAYMVVSGLPQPCPHHAETLASFALDLLESVENFNTTSPIKIQLRVGIHSGPVVAGVIGKKKFIYDLWGDTVNTASRMQSTCLPGQIQVTKPVFDRIQNSFDCELRGMVEVKGKDEPLSAYWVLKRKAHPVAEPEAS, encoded by the coding sequence ATGAACCAGGCTAAGGCGGAACCCCACCATCTTTGGTCCGATCTTATCGACTATTTCCGACGTAGCAACTACGATCGTTCCTATATGGTTTGCAAGGTTGCGTACTTTCTCGGTGGAAGCATACACGGGTCGTGGATCTTTCTCTTCTGGTTTCTTGATATCTGGCAGCTTTCGCTATTTAACATCTTTAGTTCCAGCTTTTTCTTCCTTTTGATGTGGGTCAATGAGCGTGGCTACCGCTCACTAACGATAAGCCTTGCTAGTATTGAGTTGATTTCACATCAAGTCTACGCCGTTTACCTACTCGGGCTAGAGAGCAATTTTCAGTACTTCCTAATTCTTGGCTTGATGGCCCCCTATCTAGCCTTGCATACCGAAGTGCTCTTAAAAAGCATCCTATCACTCGCCAGCCTGATCGCTCTTCTTAGCCTATTCTTTTTCATGAGAGAAACAGCACCACAAATCCAGCTAAGCTCTCAGGTCATGACATGGCTGGCCTTGCTGAATATCATCGGTGTCGCCATTAACGTGGTTACCTGGACCCACTACTTCAACTCTGTCGCTGGCCGTGCGATGAAAGAAGCAGAATCGGAGCGGAGCCGCTCCGATCAGTTACTGCGAAACATTTTACCGGCTCCTGTCGCTCAGCGACTCAAAGGCCAGCCCAAAATCATTGCCGATGACTACGAGCATACCAGTGTGCTATTTGCGGACATCGTCGGCTTCACCCGACTGGCTTCCGCCCTTTCTGCCAAAGAACTCGTAACAATCCTAAATCAACTATTCTCTAGTTTTGATGACTTATGTGAAGGCTATCCCATAGAAAAAATAAAAACGCTCGGGGATGCCTATATGGTAGTTTCCGGACTACCTCAACCCTGCCCTCACCACGCTGAAACACTCGCTAGTTTCGCTTTGGACCTTCTTGAGTCGGTCGAAAATTTCAACACCACCTCACCCATCAAAATTCAGCTACGGGTTGGGATTCATTCAGGTCCTGTGGTTGCCGGAGTCATTGGCAAGAAGAAATTTATTTACGATCTTTGGGGAGACACGGTTAATACGGCCTCACGAATGCAATCGACCTGCTTACCAGGACAGATTCAGGTTACCAAACCAGTCTTCGACAGAATTCAAAATTCCTTCGACTGTGAATTACGTGGGATGGTAGAAGTCAAAGGTAAAGATGAACCTCTCAGCGCTTACTGGGTGCTCAAGCGAAAAGCTCATCCGGTGGCAGAACCTGAAGCCTCCTAA
- a CDS encoding FmdB family zinc ribbon protein, with amino-acid sequence MPIYEFTCSDCGHQEAILKKLGDRTATCPQCHSLNFKKVISPCHGRVAGIGAPRTASQAPEREQKTAPSQGFSCAHGRASKLIKSYEKQYRVPEVHGK; translated from the coding sequence ATGCCAATTTACGAGTTTACTTGTAGTGATTGTGGTCACCAAGAGGCGATCCTTAAGAAATTAGGCGATCGAACGGCAACCTGCCCGCAATGTCATAGTCTAAACTTTAAGAAGGTTATAAGTCCCTGTCATGGTCGGGTTGCAGGGATTGGGGCGCCGCGCACCGCGAGCCAAGCTCCAGAAAGGGAGCAAAAAACCGCCCCATCCCAGGGATTTTCTTGTGCGCATGGCCGGGCCTCGAAGCTTATCAAGTCTTACGAGAAGCAATATCGTGTTCCCGAAGTGCACGGCAAGTAG